Proteins from a genomic interval of Paenibacillus sp. FSL R5-0623:
- a CDS encoding aldo/keto reductase, producing the protein MQYSYLGKSGLKVSRICLGTMNFGPATDEKEAFRIMDAALDAGVNFFDTANIYGWGENSGLTEEIIGRWFNQGGGRREKVVLATKVYGSMHDDTDGPNNEAGLSAYKIRRHLEGSLRRLQTDHIELYQMHHVDPAVSWNELWGAFENAVHQGKIGYVGSSNFAAWQIAIAQSEAKNRHFLGLVSEQHKYSLNCRLPELEVLPAAKELGLGVIPWSPLDGGLLGRNALQKLEGTRSGGIAGRIEQQQTQLEDFAALCRDLGEPQDTVALAWVAANPAVTAPIIGPRTLEQFETALKCLDVTLDEAVLKRLDEIFPGPGGHAPNAYAW; encoded by the coding sequence ATGCAATATTCGTATTTGGGTAAATCAGGCCTCAAGGTCAGTCGAATCTGTCTCGGTACCATGAATTTTGGGCCTGCTACAGATGAAAAAGAAGCTTTTCGCATTATGGACGCAGCACTTGATGCAGGCGTGAACTTTTTTGATACCGCTAACATCTACGGCTGGGGAGAGAATTCCGGTCTTACCGAAGAAATTATCGGACGCTGGTTCAACCAAGGTGGTGGCAGACGTGAGAAAGTGGTTCTGGCCACCAAAGTCTATGGCTCCATGCATGATGATACAGACGGCCCCAACAACGAAGCTGGCCTCTCCGCCTACAAAATCAGACGGCATCTGGAGGGTTCCCTCCGCCGTTTACAGACGGATCATATCGAGCTATACCAGATGCATCATGTAGACCCAGCCGTATCATGGAATGAACTGTGGGGTGCATTTGAGAATGCCGTTCATCAGGGTAAAATCGGTTATGTAGGATCGAGTAACTTTGCTGCATGGCAGATTGCAATCGCTCAAAGCGAAGCCAAGAATCGTCATTTCCTCGGCCTGGTTTCCGAGCAACATAAATATAGTCTCAACTGTCGTTTGCCTGAGTTGGAAGTACTGCCCGCTGCCAAAGAGCTGGGCCTCGGCGTCATTCCATGGAGTCCACTGGATGGTGGATTACTGGGACGTAATGCTCTGCAGAAGCTGGAAGGAACACGCAGCGGGGGCATCGCTGGACGGATCGAGCAGCAGCAAACTCAGCTTGAAGACTTTGCTGCACTCTGTCGTGATCTCGGTGAACCACAGGATACGGTGGCTTTGGCATGGGTTGCAGCCAATCCGGCAGTGACCGCCCCGATTATCGGACCGCGTACACTGGAGCAGTTTGAGACCGCACTCAAATGTCTGGACGTGACTTTGGATGAAGCTGTGCTCAAACGTCTGGATGAGATTTTCCCGGGTCCAGGTGGACATGCACCTAATGCATACGCGTGGTAA
- a CDS encoding DUF4129 domain-containing protein: MRNRPVATTKGLIAMLAVLMAGIYLFPIFTLASFYAMEHLPFTLFILVVLVGWLGQFIQHKIPGFSEKNTFIRGVTALVIGFLFALVVGMSLILPLPDIITLVLCGVISAYAGLTCQPVFHSVLLWRLQIMGVISAIVLMIASNSLEFMQPIRTYTLWIYIAGVISFAFWLVGRYMLQLDQAILNDGKRRLVLRDFARANHQRFMWMFIVIVAIGAFPSLAAWLGPLRDRLLAWIRGWFGPISGEEPRLPMDNPNQPLNIPNDWREPPSEPSVFWNILGWVVMCAVAGAILWLLLRLGQKTINRLMDRFKGMLQPGEKKAEPRTEYIDVSETLDAPAKVRKNWFRKKEAPPAQDAERVQYYYRTWIERAAHRGVVIQGTHTPLEAAQTIIQNGVKVEEDELSARLPDTYNAVRYGEKAPNHSDMVEIDRIWRSYRSK; encoded by the coding sequence ATGAGGAACAGACCGGTAGCGACGACCAAAGGACTCATAGCAATGCTTGCCGTCTTGATGGCTGGCATATACCTTTTTCCGATATTTACGCTTGCTTCATTTTACGCAATGGAACATTTACCGTTCACATTATTCATCCTGGTTGTTCTTGTAGGTTGGTTGGGACAGTTCATTCAGCATAAAATTCCAGGTTTTAGCGAGAAGAATACATTCATTCGTGGAGTAACGGCACTCGTCATAGGATTTCTCTTCGCACTCGTTGTTGGGATGAGCCTTATTCTCCCGTTGCCGGATATCATCACATTGGTACTGTGTGGAGTCATCTCGGCTTATGCAGGTCTGACCTGCCAGCCCGTCTTTCATTCTGTGTTGTTATGGCGCTTGCAGATTATGGGTGTAATCAGTGCGATCGTGCTTATGATTGCTTCGAATTCGTTGGAATTCATGCAGCCGATACGAACCTATACCCTATGGATCTATATTGCGGGAGTGATCAGCTTTGCCTTTTGGCTGGTTGGACGATATATGCTGCAACTGGATCAGGCAATACTCAATGACGGCAAGAGAAGATTGGTATTAAGAGACTTTGCACGTGCGAATCATCAGCGGTTCATGTGGATGTTTATTGTTATCGTCGCGATTGGTGCGTTCCCAAGTCTGGCTGCCTGGCTGGGGCCGCTACGTGACCGCTTGCTTGCATGGATCAGGGGATGGTTTGGTCCGATTTCTGGTGAGGAGCCACGATTACCAATGGACAACCCCAATCAGCCGCTAAATATACCGAATGACTGGAGAGAGCCGCCATCCGAGCCCTCAGTCTTCTGGAACATCCTCGGATGGGTAGTGATGTGTGCTGTAGCAGGAGCAATTCTGTGGCTGCTTCTGAGGTTGGGACAAAAAACGATAAACAGACTTATGGATCGATTCAAGGGGATGTTACAACCAGGTGAAAAGAAGGCAGAACCACGGACGGAGTATATCGATGTCAGTGAGACGCTTGATGCGCCAGCAAAAGTCCGAAAGAATTGGTTTCGAAAAAAAGAAGCGCCACCTGCACAGGATGCTGAACGTGTTCAGTATTACTATCGGACTTGGATTGAAAGAGCTGCTCATCGAGGTGTGGTAATACAGGGGACGCACACTCCGCTGGAAGCCGCACAGACCATTATTCAGAATGGTGTGAAGGTAGAAGAAGATGAGCTGTCTGCGAGACTGCCAG
- a CDS encoding peroxiredoxin — protein sequence MAERLVGRPAPDFAMETVSGDGQDFGSVKLSDYRGKWLVFFFYPLDFTFVCPTEITALSVASEQFKALDTEILGVSVDSVHSHKAWINTPVDSNGLGQLNFPLASDITKQVAKDYGVLIEEEGVALRGLFIIDPEGELKYQVVNHNDVGRSVEETLRVLQALQSGGLCAMNWKPGDTNL from the coding sequence ATGGCAGAACGTTTGGTAGGTAGACCAGCACCGGATTTCGCAATGGAAACAGTATCGGGAGACGGACAAGACTTTGGTTCCGTTAAACTGTCCGATTATCGTGGCAAATGGCTTGTATTCTTCTTTTATCCTTTGGACTTCACATTTGTGTGCCCAACTGAAATTACAGCTTTGAGCGTTGCTTCCGAGCAATTCAAAGCTTTGGATACTGAAATCCTTGGCGTGAGTGTAGACTCTGTACACAGCCACAAAGCATGGATCAATACACCTGTAGACAGCAATGGTCTGGGTCAATTGAACTTCCCGCTGGCTTCTGACATCACGAAGCAAGTGGCTAAAGATTACGGCGTTCTGATCGAAGAAGAAGGCGTAGCATTGCGCGGTCTGTTCATCATCGATCCAGAAGGCGAATTGAAATATCAAGTGGTTAACCACAATGATGTAGGCCGTAGTGTTGAAGAAACACTTCGCGTACTGCAAGCACTGCAATCCGGCGGATTGTGTGCAATGAACTGGAAACCAGGCGACACTAACCTGTAA
- the leuB gene encoding 3-isopropylmalate dehydrogenase, whose amino-acid sequence MADVKKIAVIAGDGIGPEVVAEAEKVLKRTEEVFGYRFETEHALFGGIAIDEKGTPLPEETLSVCKSADAVLLGAVGGPKWDNNSKELRPETGLLGIRKALGLFSNLRPAVVFDCLKDASTLKPEVLEGTDLMVVRELTGGIYFGEKFRRESAQGEEAVDTCAYNVTEVERIVRQAFEIAQGRRKKLASVDKANVLETSRLWREVVNRVAPDYPDVELEHVLVDNCAMQLLRRPSSFDVIVTENMFGDILSDEAAMLTGSIGMLASASLGEGSFGLYEPVHGSAPDIAGQGLANPIATILSLALMFRTTFGYAEGADAIEAAVSDVLNAGHRTSDIAVDKSTAISTTEMGDLIVAAIQKQA is encoded by the coding sequence ATGGCAGACGTAAAAAAAATTGCAGTTATTGCAGGTGACGGAATTGGCCCTGAAGTCGTAGCTGAGGCTGAGAAAGTTCTTAAACGTACGGAGGAAGTATTCGGTTATCGTTTTGAGACAGAACATGCGCTGTTTGGCGGTATTGCGATTGATGAGAAGGGTACACCTCTTCCTGAAGAAACACTGAGCGTATGTAAAAGTGCAGATGCAGTCCTGCTTGGAGCGGTGGGTGGTCCAAAATGGGATAACAACAGCAAAGAGCTTCGCCCGGAAACAGGCCTGCTGGGTATTCGCAAAGCACTTGGATTGTTCTCCAACCTGCGTCCGGCTGTCGTATTTGATTGCCTGAAGGATGCTTCAACGCTGAAGCCTGAAGTACTGGAAGGTACAGATCTGATGGTGGTACGTGAGTTGACAGGTGGGATCTACTTCGGTGAGAAATTCAGACGTGAAAGTGCACAGGGCGAAGAGGCTGTGGATACATGTGCATATAATGTAACAGAAGTGGAGCGGATCGTTCGTCAGGCGTTCGAAATTGCGCAAGGACGTCGCAAAAAGCTGGCTTCTGTAGACAAAGCCAACGTATTGGAAACTTCCCGTCTCTGGCGTGAAGTCGTGAACCGGGTAGCACCGGATTATCCGGATGTTGAATTGGAGCATGTACTGGTAGACAACTGCGCGATGCAATTGCTGCGTCGTCCGTCCAGCTTCGATGTCATCGTAACGGAAAACATGTTCGGAGATATCTTGAGTGATGAAGCAGCGATGTTGACGGGTTCCATCGGTATGCTCGCATCTGCATCACTGGGAGAGGGCAGCTTCGGACTCTATGAGCCGGTACACGGTTCTGCACCGGATATCGCAGGTCAAGGCCTCGCTAATCCAATTGCAACCATTCTCTCTTTGGCGTTGATGTTCCGCACAACCTTTGGTTATGCAGAAGGTGCGGATGCCATTGAAGCAGCTGTGTCGGATGTATTGAACGCAGGACATCGCACGAGTGATATTGCTGTAGACAAGAGCACAGCGATCAGCACAACCGAAATGGGCGATTTGATCGTGGCGGCTATTCAGAAACAAGCGTAA
- a CDS encoding DUF58 domain-containing protein, whose translation MALLWLVLVGGIVVVIHGVWFGRPALRKLRYSRQFSKLRCYAGDELEMVETISNEKRVSVPWLRLESMMPVSFVFRSGSGMDISQGEIYQNHKSIFTLKPFTRITRKHPFTCTQRGIYPLNTATMTGGDLFGVWRSTKPIPLQMSMIVYPSLMNAEDLPAIYQVWQGEVEVSRWIVEDPFLILGVRPYGAGDPMNRIHWKASARTGELQVYKQGWTADPQSWIVVNIQESADMWSVVTRPEKIERALRYAATAAVDAIGRGLPAGFAHNGYHVGGGRDTLRIEPDYGTPHLERLLEAMAETELKCMVPMEQFLNDEVRLNEEAQQIRSYLLITSYVSAAMEHEIARLHEQGHRVTILPVEDVKGNTKAVSA comes from the coding sequence ATGGCATTATTATGGCTTGTCCTTGTTGGAGGCATTGTCGTTGTTATACATGGTGTGTGGTTTGGACGACCTGCACTGCGAAAACTCAGGTACAGCAGACAATTCAGCAAGCTGCGTTGTTACGCTGGAGATGAACTTGAGATGGTGGAGACGATATCAAATGAGAAACGAGTCTCCGTACCGTGGCTCAGACTTGAATCGATGATGCCAGTGTCGTTTGTATTTCGTTCTGGCTCAGGTATGGATATTAGTCAAGGCGAGATCTATCAGAACCATAAGAGTATTTTTACGTTAAAACCGTTTACTCGTATTACGCGCAAGCATCCTTTTACATGTACTCAGCGTGGAATTTATCCATTAAATACAGCAACGATGACAGGTGGGGATCTCTTTGGCGTGTGGCGTTCCACCAAACCGATTCCTTTGCAAATGTCTATGATCGTGTATCCTTCATTAATGAATGCAGAGGATCTTCCTGCAATTTATCAGGTATGGCAGGGAGAAGTGGAAGTATCACGATGGATCGTTGAAGATCCTTTCTTGATCCTGGGTGTTCGGCCTTATGGTGCAGGCGACCCTATGAATCGTATTCACTGGAAAGCGAGTGCACGTACAGGTGAATTACAAGTCTACAAGCAGGGATGGACAGCTGATCCGCAATCCTGGATTGTAGTCAACATTCAGGAATCTGCAGATATGTGGAGTGTTGTCACTCGACCGGAGAAGATTGAACGGGCTCTGCGTTACGCTGCCACGGCTGCAGTGGATGCCATCGGTAGAGGACTACCGGCAGGCTTCGCTCATAATGGTTATCATGTGGGTGGAGGCCGCGATACACTTCGGATTGAGCCGGATTATGGCACGCCCCATCTGGAACGGTTACTGGAAGCTATGGCAGAGACAGAGTTGAAATGTATGGTGCCCATGGAGCAATTCCTGAACGATGAAGTACGTCTGAATGAAGAAGCACAGCAAATCCGCAGCTATCTGCTGATTACATCCTATGTATCTGCCGCTATGGAGCACGAGATTGCACGTCTGCACGAACAAGGACATCGTGTAACGATTCTCCCGGTGGAGGACGTGAAGGGTAATACGAAGGCGGTGAGTGCATGA
- a CDS encoding MoxR family ATPase: protein MEIQGMERMNQQLMDHVGKVIVGKEHTIELVMTAIIASGHVLLEDVPGTGKTMLAKSVASSLDCTFQRIQFTPDLLPSDLTGIHFFNQKEGDFEFRPGPLFANLVLADEINRATPRTQSSLLECMEERQISIDGSTRQLERPFIVIATQNPVDNQGTFPLPEAQMDRFMMKIRMGYPSSEESVEILRRTVASRSVDDLSAVISREELLKAQDTYKTVQINEDLLRYIIQLTEATRQHPELSLGVSPRGAQALLKASQAWAALHGRDFVLPDDIKVLAEPVLAHRLVFRNRIRQQEGLAERIIQELLNQTEVPTENLATSGR, encoded by the coding sequence ATGGAAATCCAAGGAATGGAACGAATGAATCAACAATTGATGGATCACGTGGGAAAAGTGATTGTGGGAAAAGAGCATACGATAGAGCTGGTGATGACAGCCATCATAGCGTCAGGACATGTGCTGCTGGAGGATGTACCGGGTACTGGGAAAACGATGCTTGCCAAATCGGTAGCCTCTTCATTGGACTGCACATTCCAACGCATACAGTTTACACCGGACTTGCTGCCCTCTGACTTAACAGGGATTCATTTTTTTAATCAAAAAGAAGGGGATTTTGAATTCCGACCCGGCCCCTTGTTTGCCAATCTTGTACTAGCAGATGAGATTAACCGTGCTACACCGCGTACACAATCAAGCTTGCTGGAGTGTATGGAAGAGCGCCAGATCAGTATTGACGGTTCAACGAGACAGCTGGAACGGCCTTTCATCGTTATCGCCACCCAGAATCCTGTAGATAACCAGGGAACTTTTCCGCTACCTGAAGCGCAGATGGATCGTTTTATGATGAAAATTCGTATGGGTTATCCAAGCAGTGAAGAGAGTGTAGAAATTTTGAGACGTACGGTAGCCAGTCGTTCTGTTGATGATCTCTCGGCAGTGATCAGTCGTGAAGAACTTTTGAAGGCGCAGGATACGTATAAAACAGTGCAAATCAACGAAGATCTGCTACGATATATCATTCAGTTAACCGAAGCGACAAGGCAACATCCAGAGCTCTCGCTTGGCGTAAGTCCACGAGGGGCTCAGGCATTACTCAAGGCAAGTCAGGCATGGGCTGCACTGCATGGCAGAGACTTTGTTTTGCCTGATGATATTAAAGTACTGGCGGAACCTGTGCTGGCCCACCGACTGGTATTCCGTAACCGCATCAGACAACAAGAGGGCTTGGCTGAGCGTATCATCCAGGAACTTCTGAATCAGACAGAAGTGCCTACGGAGAATCTCGCTACAAGCGGGCGTTAA
- a CDS encoding ATP-binding protein, producing the protein MISEFQDTVPQPTDGFPPVHLDNNKYENVLEHLDSGIMLFDSHGVLTFINVQMAKLLELPRSLLSGCTLMQMLHHPQMSRFKKKKILRIYRETIFHRKRYHELIDEYGRHWLVTVTYGDQMDGDFLFSVKDVSDYKQIEQTAYQNDKLAMLGRISASIAHEIRNPLTAIRGFIQLLRPHLLQLGKDEYARIILTEIDRANDIIYEFLNSSKPSAPQKTVISVDSLLKEVVLLTESEGLMKGCEIVLDEGDAPLNVSIDVKQIKQVILNMVKNAMDAIEEVGEEHTGLIRISTATENKFVQISIADNGHGMDHNTLVRLFDPFFTTKESGTGLGLSVSYRIIKNHGGTISVDSKKGEGTRFMIMLPLVY; encoded by the coding sequence ATGATTAGTGAATTTCAGGATACAGTGCCTCAACCAACGGATGGATTCCCGCCTGTGCATCTGGATAACAACAAGTACGAGAATGTACTGGAACATCTGGATAGCGGTATTATGTTGTTTGACAGTCACGGTGTATTGACGTTTATTAACGTTCAGATGGCAAAGTTGTTGGAACTTCCAAGAAGTCTGTTGAGCGGCTGCACCCTGATGCAAATGCTGCATCATCCACAGATGAGCCGATTCAAGAAAAAGAAAATTTTACGTATCTATCGGGAAACTATTTTTCACCGTAAGCGCTATCATGAGTTGATTGATGAATACGGAAGGCATTGGCTGGTTACTGTGACGTACGGTGATCAGATGGATGGTGACTTCTTGTTCAGCGTCAAGGATGTATCTGATTATAAACAAATTGAACAGACCGCTTATCAAAATGACAAACTTGCGATGCTGGGGCGAATTTCAGCATCTATTGCTCATGAAATTCGTAATCCGTTGACTGCAATCCGTGGGTTCATCCAACTGCTCAGGCCCCATTTGCTGCAGCTCGGCAAAGACGAGTACGCTCGAATCATACTGACGGAGATTGATCGGGCGAATGACATCATCTACGAATTTTTGAATTCTTCCAAACCGTCAGCTCCACAGAAGACCGTGATATCCGTCGACTCTTTGCTCAAAGAGGTGGTCTTGCTGACCGAAAGCGAAGGGTTGATGAAGGGATGCGAGATCGTACTGGATGAAGGGGATGCCCCGCTGAATGTGTCCATTGATGTCAAACAGATTAAGCAGGTTATTTTGAATATGGTGAAAAACGCAATGGATGCCATTGAGGAAGTTGGCGAAGAACACACGGGTCTAATTCGAATATCTACCGCCACGGAAAACAAGTTCGTGCAGATCTCCATCGCGGATAACGGTCATGGGATGGACCATAACACGCTTGTACGTCTGTTTGATCCATTCTTCACGACCAAGGAGAGCGGGACGGGGCTTGGACTTTCGGTGAGTTACCGAATCATCAAGAATCATGGAGGCACCATCTCTGTGGATAGCAAAAAGGGCGAAGGCACGCGGTTTATGATTATGTTACCCTTGGTATATTGA